In Halobaculum sp. XH14, a single genomic region encodes these proteins:
- a CDS encoding four-helix bundle copper-binding protein — protein sequence MRLALHDFVQAGNVCEWCADRCLDEGPEMATCVRLCRDVADLAGQNVRFMARDSPFGPELAETFALVAQECANECARHQQDHCRECASVLRRAVDSTWSMLESMERQEATGPQAAQGTQGAQQY from the coding sequence ATGCGACTCGCGCTCCACGACTTCGTCCAGGCCGGCAACGTCTGCGAGTGGTGTGCCGACCGCTGTCTCGACGAGGGGCCGGAGATGGCGACCTGCGTTCGGCTCTGCCGCGACGTCGCCGATCTCGCGGGGCAGAACGTCCGATTCATGGCCCGGGATTCCCCGTTCGGTCCCGAACTGGCCGAGACGTTCGCGCTCGTCGCTCAGGAGTGTGCGAACGAGTGCGCTCGACACCAGCAGGACCACTGTCGGGAGTGCGCGAGCGTCCTGCGGCGCGCCGTCGACTCGACGTGGTCGATGCTGGAGTCGATGGAGCGTCAGGAAGCCACTGGCCCGCAGGCGGCCCAGGGAACGCAGGGAGCCCAGCAGTACTGA
- a CDS encoding MarR family transcriptional regulator: protein MSEQGMDGSLAGVLQNKRDATRYQILVQIAERQPAVSQQEVADAIGITSQAVSDYLQGLVEDGYVHKHGRGRYEVTKEGVDWLITRTDELREFTGHVSEDVIGQVEIDTALATTDVAEGDPVAISMHEGVLRAAAGGGGTVTAVAVTDARAGEDVGVTNFEGVLEYDLGTVTVFPVPLVQDGGSGTVDAEAVAAAAADHDLVGVAGTEALALARAADVAPDIRFGTALGVQEAAMKGLDVLLLAATSEVAAHTNKLVAENIGYEVLDATD, encoded by the coding sequence ATGAGTGAACAGGGGATGGACGGGAGCCTCGCCGGCGTCCTGCAGAACAAGCGGGACGCGACGCGCTATCAGATCCTCGTTCAGATCGCCGAGCGCCAGCCGGCAGTCAGCCAGCAGGAGGTCGCGGACGCGATCGGCATCACCTCACAGGCCGTGAGCGACTACCTCCAGGGGCTCGTCGAGGACGGCTACGTCCACAAGCACGGTCGCGGCCGCTACGAGGTGACCAAGGAGGGCGTCGACTGGCTCATCACCAGAACCGACGAACTCCGCGAGTTCACGGGCCACGTCTCCGAGGACGTCATCGGGCAGGTCGAGATCGACACCGCGCTCGCCACGACCGACGTCGCCGAGGGCGACCCGGTCGCCATCTCGATGCACGAGGGCGTCCTCCGGGCGGCGGCCGGCGGCGGCGGGACGGTCACGGCCGTCGCCGTCACCGACGCCCGGGCGGGCGAGGACGTGGGCGTCACCAACTTCGAGGGGGTCCTCGAGTACGATCTGGGGACCGTGACCGTGTTCCCGGTCCCGCTCGTTCAGGACGGCGGGAGCGGCACGGTCGACGCCGAGGCGGTCGCCGCGGCCGCCGCCGACCACGACCTCGTCGGCGTCGCCGGCACCGAGGCGCTGGCGTTGGCTCGCGCGGCGGACGTGGCTCCCGACATCCGGTTCGGAACGGCGCTCGGGGTGCAGGAGGCCGCGATGAAGGGACTGGACGTGCTGTTGCTGGCGGCCACGAGCGAGGTGGCCGCACACACCAACAAGCTCGTCGCCGAGAACATCGGCTACGAGGTCCTCGACGCGACCGACTGA
- a CDS encoding helix-turn-helix domain-containing protein — MKYVRLTLRFREDVIHPVHEFIDRSDDVERDLLLHGNTASDGWDTLLFYAEGDADAYASALAAAETIVDFELTPLGESSFYAYIEQEGTAFEAGLFERFSRTGVIVVPPIEFVGGGEANLTVLGDPASLQSAVDDPPDGVDVTVDRIGEYDDRQATFDPGLTSRQREAVEVAVDLGYYAVPSEATAEAVADELGCSAGTAAEHLRKAERNVMAAVADLRSFG, encoded by the coding sequence ATGAAGTACGTCCGGTTGACCCTCCGATTTCGCGAGGACGTCATCCACCCGGTCCACGAGTTCATCGACCGGAGCGACGACGTCGAGCGCGACCTGCTCTTGCACGGCAACACCGCCAGCGACGGCTGGGACACGCTCCTCTTTTATGCCGAGGGCGACGCGGACGCCTACGCGTCGGCCCTGGCGGCCGCCGAAACGATCGTTGATTTCGAGCTCACGCCCCTGGGGGAGTCCTCGTTCTACGCGTACATCGAACAGGAGGGGACCGCATTCGAGGCCGGCCTGTTCGAGCGCTTCTCCCGCACGGGCGTCATCGTCGTCCCGCCGATCGAGTTCGTCGGCGGCGGCGAGGCGAACCTGACGGTGCTTGGCGACCCCGCGTCGCTCCAGTCCGCGGTCGACGACCCGCCGGACGGCGTTGACGTCACCGTGGACCGCATCGGGGAGTACGACGACAGGCAGGCCACGTTCGACCCCGGCCTGACGAGCCGACAGCGGGAGGCCGTCGAGGTCGCCGTCGACCTGGGCTACTACGCGGTCCCGAGCGAGGCGACGGCCGAAGCCGTCGCCGACGAACTGGGCTGTTCGGCGGGGACCGCCGCCGAACACCTCCGGAAGGCCGAACGGAACGTGATGGCCGCGGTGGCGGACCTCCGGTCGTTCGGCTGA
- a CDS encoding ABC transporter substrate-binding protein, producing MVRDIDRRDVLKSVGGAGVVGLAGCITQDGNGGDATPTEGDAGDGDTDGDAETDTPEDSGGESRTINHGVLMPVTGDLASLGGPIRDGAILPAAVLEDADIPVTIELQEEDTQTDPQAGVQAASSFASAGTPSVTGAASSAVSLQVYQQTFIPNGIVGCSPASTSPAITDLDDDDLIYRTCPSDALQGEVMAQVATEELGDSSASVLFLNNDYGQALKDSFVSAYESGDGSVQSEVAFEPEQSSYSSPLSEVMSGDPSLLVVIGYPASGIQIFRDFYADYGTETNIMVTDGLRDSTLPDEVGNDMANVYGTAPLAQGPGQEAFVEQYESEYDRAPGVFNAQAYDATAVCLLANAAAGENDGNAIKEQLRAVANPNDGTEITAANLAEGIRLAAEGEAVYYTGASSSVDFDENGDMTAVTYEYFQYNTDVENNIETVSTIDFQA from the coding sequence ATGGTACGTGATATCGACCGTCGTGACGTGCTGAAGAGCGTCGGAGGCGCTGGCGTCGTCGGCCTCGCCGGCTGTATTACCCAGGACGGAAACGGCGGGGACGCGACCCCGACCGAAGGGGACGCCGGCGACGGTGACACGGACGGCGACGCCGAAACCGACACGCCGGAGGACTCGGGCGGCGAGTCCCGCACCATCAACCACGGCGTGCTGATGCCGGTCACGGGCGACCTCGCGTCGCTCGGCGGCCCGATCCGTGACGGCGCGATCCTCCCGGCGGCGGTGCTGGAGGACGCGGACATTCCGGTCACGATCGAGCTTCAGGAGGAGGACACCCAGACAGACCCGCAGGCTGGCGTTCAGGCGGCGAGTTCGTTCGCCAGCGCGGGGACGCCATCCGTCACCGGCGCGGCGTCCTCGGCGGTGAGCCTCCAGGTGTACCAGCAGACGTTCATCCCGAACGGCATCGTCGGCTGTTCGCCGGCCTCGACGTCCCCGGCGATCACCGACCTCGACGACGACGACCTGATCTACCGGACCTGCCCCTCGGACGCGCTCCAGGGTGAGGTCATGGCACAGGTCGCGACCGAGGAGCTCGGCGACTCCTCGGCGTCGGTGCTGTTCCTGAACAACGACTACGGCCAGGCGCTGAAGGACTCGTTCGTCAGCGCGTACGAGAGCGGCGACGGTTCGGTTCAGTCCGAGGTCGCCTTCGAACCCGAGCAGTCCTCGTACTCGTCGCCGCTCTCGGAGGTCATGAGCGGCGACCCGTCGCTGCTGGTCGTCATCGGCTACCCGGCGTCCGGGATCCAGATCTTCCGTGACTTCTACGCCGACTACGGTACCGAGACCAACATCATGGTCACGGACGGCCTCCGCGACTCGACGCTCCCCGACGAGGTCGGCAACGACATGGCGAACGTCTACGGGACGGCCCCGCTCGCGCAGGGCCCCGGCCAGGAGGCGTTCGTCGAGCAGTACGAGAGCGAGTACGACCGTGCGCCGGGCGTGTTCAACGCCCAGGCGTACGACGCGACCGCCGTCTGCCTGCTCGCCAACGCGGCGGCCGGCGAGAACGACGGCAACGCGATCAAGGAGCAGCTGAGGGCCGTGGCGAACCCGAACGACGGGACGGAGATCACCGCCGCGAACCTCGCGGAGGGGATCCGGCTGGCCGCCGAGGGCGAAGCCGTCTACTACACCGGCGCGTCCTCGAGCGTCGACTTCGACGAGAACGGCGACATGACCGCCGTGACCTACGAGTACTTCCAGTACAACACGGACGTCGAGAACAACATCGAGACGGTCAGCACGATCGACTTCCAGGCGTAA
- a CDS encoding GAF domain-containing protein, which translates to MTDEQQSTDVTASSRADSPFEDGVLVVADGTVLDVDDVAASLFALAPTELRGGPLSLVCPRSPTMYDADRLWETITRSVETGGSFHWVFETGAGNEVTTEVAARATESEDDVVVLHVRDTPARTRQDWAVRPVERLHDVATQFEACSEESAVHELTVGAATDILDFDTSTVAVAEGNELVTKASTSGVAGDFHDSVPQDHGLAGETFQSGRSLRVDDVRTVEDGDPARGRYRSVVSVPIGNAGVFQASATDVGAFSERDLELAELLAGHAADALERIRSVEALRSNRRKIARLHDVADEMVSAERESEIFDLAVDAAEDILNFDQCTFVRAEDDQFVVATTSAALDIPETALGTGEGIAGRVLRTGESELMDDIVTAEDAEPLREDIVSGITVPIGTIGVFQAFSQEVDAFSERDVELAELLTSHVATCIERTRSERALERQKTQFSSLVASLPGMVFRTSTDDVDRLAFVNDYAAELTGHDAAALTSTDGIGFGELVHPDDRAAIVSKRESALAEGTSYEASYRLLTADSGERWVRERATGLFAEKADDSATLEGFLTDVTGNRRRAQLEVMNRFLRHNLRNDVQVIYGNAENLARTIDDGEKLDGLQRIQTAAAKLIGHSEKAGTLEGLLGSDEEAARTPLDLVSIVRRRAQAVERRFPVEVELSVPEACRVTAVPVLGAAVQEALENAARHGGDAPVRVEIAVETDVEAERGDVLLSVRDDGPGIPEQDRAALERRTETALTHSSGLGLWLIKWVVTASRGTLDIRTPADGGTELLMTLHDAEDARQPATPGSR; encoded by the coding sequence ATGACCGACGAGCAACAGTCCACCGACGTGACCGCCTCCTCCCGGGCGGACAGCCCGTTCGAGGACGGCGTGCTCGTCGTGGCCGACGGGACGGTGCTCGACGTGGACGACGTCGCCGCGTCCCTGTTCGCGCTCGCACCGACGGAACTCAGGGGCGGCCCGCTGTCGCTCGTCTGCCCGCGGAGTCCGACGATGTACGACGCGGACCGCCTGTGGGAGACGATCACACGGAGCGTCGAGACCGGCGGCAGTTTCCACTGGGTGTTCGAGACCGGCGCCGGGAACGAGGTGACGACCGAGGTCGCCGCGCGAGCGACCGAGTCCGAGGACGACGTCGTGGTCCTCCACGTGCGTGACACGCCGGCACGGACCCGGCAGGACTGGGCGGTTCGCCCCGTCGAACGGCTCCACGACGTCGCCACACAGTTCGAGGCCTGCTCGGAGGAGTCGGCCGTCCACGAGCTGACCGTCGGTGCGGCGACCGACATTCTCGATTTCGACACGAGCACCGTCGCGGTCGCGGAGGGGAACGAACTGGTCACGAAAGCGAGCACCTCCGGGGTCGCCGGCGACTTCCACGATTCGGTCCCGCAGGACCACGGGCTCGCCGGCGAGACGTTCCAGTCGGGACGGAGCCTCCGCGTCGACGACGTTCGAACCGTCGAGGACGGCGACCCGGCGCGGGGACGCTACCGGTCGGTCGTCAGCGTCCCGATCGGGAACGCCGGCGTGTTTCAGGCGAGCGCGACCGACGTCGGAGCGTTCTCCGAGCGGGACCTGGAACTGGCCGAGCTACTGGCCGGCCACGCGGCCGACGCGCTCGAACGCATCCGAAGCGTCGAGGCCCTGCGGAGCAACCGCAGGAAGATCGCCAGACTCCACGACGTCGCAGACGAGATGGTCTCGGCCGAGCGGGAGTCGGAGATCTTCGACCTGGCGGTCGATGCCGCCGAGGACATCCTCAACTTCGACCAGTGTACGTTCGTTCGGGCCGAGGACGACCAGTTCGTCGTCGCCACGACGTCGGCCGCGCTCGACATCCCGGAGACCGCGCTCGGGACGGGCGAAGGCATCGCCGGCAGGGTGCTCCGGACGGGCGAGAGCGAGCTCATGGACGACATCGTGACGGCCGAGGACGCCGAGCCGCTGCGCGAGGACATCGTGTCCGGGATCACGGTGCCGATCGGGACCATCGGCGTGTTCCAGGCGTTCTCCCAGGAGGTTGACGCGTTCTCTGAGCGCGACGTCGAGCTCGCCGAGCTGCTCACCTCCCACGTCGCGACCTGCATCGAGCGGACCCGGTCCGAGCGGGCACTGGAGCGCCAGAAGACCCAGTTCTCCTCGCTCGTCGCGAGCCTGCCGGGGATGGTGTTCCGCACGTCGACCGACGACGTGGACCGGCTGGCGTTCGTCAACGACTACGCGGCCGAGCTGACCGGTCACGACGCCGCCGCGCTCACGAGCACCGACGGCATCGGGTTCGGCGAACTGGTCCACCCGGACGACCGGGCCGCCATCGTCTCGAAACGCGAGTCCGCGCTCGCGGAGGGGACCTCCTACGAGGCGAGTTACCGGCTCCTGACGGCCGACTCGGGCGAGCGCTGGGTCCGCGAGCGGGCGACGGGCCTGTTCGCGGAGAAGGCGGACGACTCCGCGACGCTCGAGGGGTTCCTCACCGACGTGACGGGCAACCGGCGCAGGGCACAGCTCGAGGTGATGAACCGGTTCCTCAGACACAACCTCCGCAACGACGTGCAGGTCATCTACGGCAACGCGGAGAACCTGGCGCGGACGATCGACGACGGGGAGAAGCTGGACGGCCTCCAGCGCATCCAGACGGCCGCGGCGAAGCTCATCGGCCACAGCGAGAAGGCGGGCACGCTGGAGGGGTTACTCGGCAGCGACGAGGAGGCCGCCAGGACCCCGCTCGACCTCGTGTCGATCGTCCGCAGGCGCGCACAGGCCGTGGAACGCAGGTTCCCCGTCGAGGTCGAGCTGTCCGTTCCGGAGGCGTGTCGGGTCACGGCGGTCCCGGTTCTCGGCGCGGCCGTCCAGGAAGCCCTGGAGAACGCGGCTCGCCACGGCGGCGACGCGCCCGTCCGCGTCGAAATCGCGGTCGAGACCGACGTCGAGGCCGAACGCGGGGACGTGCTGTTGTCGGTCCGCGACGACGGTCCGGGCATCCCCGAGCAGGACCGGGCCGCCCTCGAACGCCGCACCGAAACGGCGCTCACCCACAGCAGCGGGCTCGGACTCTGGCTCATCAAGTGGGTCGTGACGGCCTCGCGGGGAACGCTCGACATCCGTACCCCCGCCGACGGCGGGACCGAACTCCTGATGACGCTTCACGACGCCGAGGACGCCCGGCAGCCGGCGACGCCCGGCAGCCGGTGA
- the udk gene encoding uridine kinase has product MTYPSFVVGIAGGTGAGKTTVSRLITENVVDSVTRIPLDNYYEDLSHLDLDEREEINYDHPDAFEWALLRDHLETLLSGQRVEMPQYDFEVHNRKDESVPVEPTDVIILEGILALYDERINDMLDLRLYVETDADVRILRRIERDVVDRGRDLEGVIDQYLSTVKPMHEQFIEPTKKHADLIIPEGANSMAINLLEERIENEIAGDATRTWERGALEKRVTGGQLDVE; this is encoded by the coding sequence ATGACCTACCCCTCGTTCGTCGTCGGCATCGCCGGGGGTACCGGTGCCGGCAAGACGACCGTCTCACGGCTCATTACCGAGAACGTGGTGGACTCGGTGACGCGAATCCCGCTCGACAACTACTACGAGGACCTCTCGCACCTCGACCTCGACGAGCGCGAGGAGATCAACTACGACCACCCGGACGCGTTCGAGTGGGCGTTGCTCCGCGACCACCTCGAGACGCTGCTCTCCGGCCAGCGGGTCGAGATGCCACAGTACGACTTCGAGGTACACAACCGGAAGGACGAGTCGGTCCCGGTCGAGCCCACGGACGTCATCATCCTGGAGGGGATCCTGGCGCTGTACGACGAGCGGATCAACGACATGCTCGACCTCCGGCTCTACGTCGAAACGGACGCCGACGTGCGCATCCTCCGGCGCATCGAGCGCGACGTCGTGGACCGGGGCCGCGACCTCGAGGGCGTCATCGACCAGTACCTCTCGACGGTGAAGCCGATGCACGAGCAGTTCATCGAGCCGACGAAGAAACACGCCGACCTCATCATCCCCGAGGGGGCGAACTCGATGGCGATCAACCTCCTGGAGGAGCGGATCGAAAACGAGATCGCCGGCGACGCGACGCGCACCTGGGAACGTGGCGCGCTCGAAAAACGCGTCACCGGCGGACAGCTCGACGTCGAGTGA
- a CDS encoding metal-dependent hydrolase family protein: MHVLRNGTVVDADGVREADVAIEDGDIVAVGDVGDGDEETDVSGQFVAPGLIDCHVHLMMDGRPDVASAITESDFDHAYVAAENLRAAVEAGVTTVRDLGGTGTLALDAGNAVADGRLVGPRVLACGQNVTMTGGHGHWFGREADGPAEVRRAAREQLKRGADVIKCMATGGVLTEGAQTGAPELTFEEIEAAVEAASAKGVPTAAHAHGKEGLLNAVEAGITSIEHGTFMDREAAAAMAEADTWWVPTACAVFNIVENPDAGIPDSAMAKAEAAVDSFVTSFDHTAAEGVRVAMGTDAGTPFNYFGDIPQEMSYMVEYGMTPGEALEAATVNAAELCGLDDVGRVTEQFRADLVVLAENPAEDADAWVDPAHVFADGEKVV, from the coding sequence ATGCACGTACTCAGAAACGGGACGGTCGTGGACGCCGACGGCGTCCGCGAGGCCGACGTCGCCATCGAGGACGGCGACATCGTCGCCGTGGGCGACGTGGGCGACGGCGACGAGGAGACGGACGTGTCGGGGCAGTTCGTCGCCCCGGGACTCATCGACTGTCACGTCCACCTGATGATGGACGGCCGGCCGGACGTCGCCTCCGCGATCACCGAGAGCGACTTCGATCACGCGTACGTGGCCGCCGAGAACCTCCGGGCCGCGGTCGAAGCAGGGGTGACCACGGTCCGCGACCTGGGCGGGACGGGAACCCTCGCGCTCGACGCCGGCAACGCGGTCGCGGACGGTCGCCTCGTCGGCCCCCGCGTGCTCGCGTGCGGGCAGAACGTGACGATGACCGGCGGTCACGGCCACTGGTTCGGACGCGAGGCCGACGGTCCGGCGGAGGTCAGACGCGCCGCCCGCGAGCAACTCAAGCGCGGCGCGGACGTGATCAAGTGCATGGCCACCGGCGGCGTCCTCACCGAGGGAGCCCAGACGGGCGCGCCCGAACTGACCTTCGAGGAGATCGAGGCGGCAGTCGAAGCCGCATCGGCGAAGGGGGTCCCCACCGCCGCGCACGCCCACGGGAAGGAGGGCCTGTTGAACGCCGTCGAGGCGGGCATCACGAGCATCGAGCACGGCACGTTCATGGACCGGGAGGCCGCGGCGGCGATGGCCGAGGCGGACACCTGGTGGGTCCCGACGGCGTGTGCGGTGTTCAACATCGTCGAGAACCCGGACGCCGGCATCCCCGACTCCGCGATGGCCAAGGCCGAGGCGGCCGTCGACTCGTTCGTCACCTCGTTCGACCACACCGCCGCCGAGGGCGTCAGGGTCGCCATGGGGACCGACGCCGGGACCCCGTTCAACTACTTCGGTGACATCCCCCAGGAGATGAGCTACATGGTCGAGTACGGGATGACGCCCGGGGAAGCGCTCGAGGCGGCGACCGTGAACGCCGCCGAACTCTGCGGGCTCGACGACGTCGGGAGGGTCACGGAGCAGTTCCGCGCGGACCTCGTCGTGCTGGCGGAGAACCCCGCCGAGGACGCCGACGCCTGGGTCGACCCGGCCCACGTGTTCGCCGACGGCGAGAAGGTCGTCTGA
- a CDS encoding PRC-barrel domain containing protein: protein MAQRTLSDDDQGKRVVNANGDRIGMISDVRGGTGYVDPDPGMAERIMSKLGWSDRDDDDYPLDESKIDAITGDEVRLKRDL, encoded by the coding sequence ATGGCACAACGAACACTTTCGGACGACGATCAGGGGAAGCGCGTGGTAAACGCCAACGGCGACAGGATCGGCATGATTTCGGACGTCAGGGGCGGCACCGGATACGTCGATCCGGACCCGGGAATGGCAGAGCGGATCATGTCGAAGCTCGGGTGGAGCGACCGGGACGACGACGACTATCCGCTCGACGAATCGAAGATCGACGCGATCACCGGCGACGAAGTGCGGCTCAAGCGGGACCTGTAA
- a CDS encoding N-acyl homoserine lactonase family protein: protein MPSVTLVDRGRVRADAGYVLDGHTMASAGEPNPDHERIDFVVWCAVVEAGDRTFLWDTGPPPNAADYWPDPLYGAFEAYDATERSLAVDLERAGYAIDDVDAVVASHLHLDHAGELAAFAGTGTPVFVHESELKYAFYSAKTDEGSIAYLSSDFDGDLNWSPVHRHRRTLTEGFELLHLPGHTPGVLGARIETAEGTLLVAGDQAYVEANYAEGVPLGPGLLWSGPEWRESRRTLLELETRHDADVLFGHDLDRFESLATRY, encoded by the coding sequence ATGCCCTCGGTGACACTCGTCGACCGCGGTCGCGTCCGCGCGGACGCCGGCTACGTGCTCGACGGCCACACGATGGCGAGCGCCGGCGAGCCGAACCCCGACCACGAGCGCATCGACTTCGTCGTCTGGTGCGCGGTCGTGGAGGCGGGCGACCGGACGTTCCTCTGGGACACCGGCCCGCCGCCGAACGCCGCCGACTACTGGCCGGACCCGCTATACGGCGCGTTCGAGGCCTACGACGCGACCGAGCGCTCGCTGGCCGTCGACCTCGAACGCGCCGGCTACGCGATCGACGACGTCGACGCCGTCGTGGCGAGCCACCTCCACCTCGATCACGCGGGCGAACTGGCGGCGTTCGCGGGCACCGGGACGCCGGTGTTCGTCCACGAGTCGGAACTGAAGTACGCGTTCTACTCCGCCAAGACCGACGAGGGCTCCATCGCCTACCTGTCGTCGGACTTCGACGGCGACCTGAACTGGTCTCCCGTCCACCGGCATCGACGCACCCTCACCGAGGGGTTCGAACTCCTCCACCTCCCCGGACACACGCCCGGCGTGCTCGGTGCCCGCATCGAGACGGCAGAGGGGACGCTGCTGGTCGCTGGCGACCAGGCGTACGTCGAGGCGAACTACGCCGAGGGCGTCCCGCTCGGGCCGGGGCTGTTGTGGAGCGGACCCGAGTGGCGCGAGAGCCGCCGGACGCTGCTCGAACTCGAGACCCGACACGACGCAGACGTGCTGTTCGGGCACGACCTCGACCGGTTCGAGTCGCTGGCGACACGGTACTGA
- a CDS encoding NADH-quinone oxidoreductase subunit D, translating into MSTQSTRHDERSTDGALAEQTPDELAALLGEHVIGREEHLNAPGYVVRPDEVQDVLSALRTEAGFDHLSCVTAQEYEDRFESIYHLKKYDDPTQEVSVVVPTDRERPVSQSGEAVFRTADWHEREAYDLVGIEYDDHPDLRRILLPETWQGHPLSADYDQNRPQVVTHAENVNPLREDTPGEGSADADTMLINIGPHHPATHGVLHLETTLDGEQVVDVDPDIGYIHRCEEQMCQNGTYRHQIMPYPDRWDWGGAGLLNEWAYARVAEDLADIEVPEYAQVIRTMAAELSRILSHMLAVGAYALDVIGDFTATFMYAIRDRERVQDVLEDLTGQRLMFNYFRLGGVAWDLPEPREEFIEKVRSLVNDLPRKLAEYHDLLSANEIIQLRTVDTGVLPAEVAKSYGCTGPVARGSGVDYDLRRDDPYGYYDELDWDVVTEDGCDNYARLLVRMRELEESAKIIEQCVDLLEDWPDDERTVQANVPRTLKPADDTEVYRAVEGAKGELGIYIRSDGTDEPARFKIRGPSFSNLQALPEMAEGEYVPDMIASLGSLDTIMGEVDR; encoded by the coding sequence ATGAGCACGCAGTCGACGCGGCACGACGAGCGTTCGACCGACGGGGCGCTCGCGGAACAGACGCCGGACGAACTCGCGGCCCTGCTGGGCGAGCACGTCATCGGGCGGGAGGAGCATCTGAACGCGCCGGGCTACGTCGTGCGGCCCGACGAGGTGCAGGACGTGCTCTCGGCGCTCCGCACGGAGGCCGGTTTCGACCACCTCTCGTGTGTGACCGCCCAGGAGTACGAGGACCGGTTCGAGTCGATCTATCACCTGAAGAAGTACGACGACCCGACCCAGGAGGTCAGCGTCGTCGTCCCGACCGACCGTGAACGCCCCGTCTCTCAATCCGGCGAGGCGGTGTTCCGCACCGCGGACTGGCACGAGCGGGAGGCGTACGACCTCGTCGGCATCGAGTACGACGACCACCCCGACCTCCGCCGCATCCTGCTCCCCGAAACCTGGCAGGGACATCCCCTGTCCGCCGACTACGACCAGAACCGACCGCAGGTCGTCACCCACGCCGAGAACGTGAACCCGCTCCGGGAGGACACGCCCGGCGAGGGCTCCGCCGACGCGGACACGATGTTGATCAACATCGGCCCCCACCACCCCGCGACCCACGGCGTGCTTCACCTGGAGACGACGCTCGACGGCGAACAGGTCGTGGACGTCGACCCCGACATCGGCTACATCCACCGCTGTGAGGAGCAGATGTGCCAGAACGGCACCTACCGCCACCAGATCATGCCCTACCCCGACCGCTGGGACTGGGGCGGGGCGGGCCTGCTGAACGAGTGGGCGTACGCGCGGGTCGCCGAGGATCTCGCCGACATCGAGGTGCCCGAGTACGCGCAGGTGATCCGGACGATGGCGGCTGAGCTCTCGCGGATCCTCTCGCACATGCTCGCGGTCGGCGCGTACGCGCTGGACGTCATCGGCGACTTCACGGCGACGTTCATGTACGCCATCCGCGACCGCGAACGGGTCCAGGACGTTCTGGAGGACCTGACCGGCCAGCGGCTCATGTTCAACTACTTCCGGCTCGGCGGCGTCGCCTGGGACCTCCCCGAGCCCCGCGAGGAGTTCATCGAGAAGGTCCGCTCGCTGGTGAACGACCTGCCCCGGAAGCTCGCCGAGTACCACGACCTGCTGTCGGCCAACGAGATCATCCAGCTTCGAACCGTGGACACCGGCGTGCTGCCGGCCGAGGTCGCGAAGAGCTACGGTTGCACCGGTCCTGTCGCTCGCGGTTCGGGCGTCGACTACGACCTCCGGCGGGACGACCCGTACGGCTACTACGACGAACTCGACTGGGACGTCGTCACCGAGGACGGCTGTGACAACTACGCCAGACTGCTCGTTCGCATGCGCGAACTCGAGGAGTCCGCGAAGATCATCGAACAGTGCGTCGACCTCCTCGAGGACTGGCCCGACGACGAGCGGACGGTCCAGGCGAACGTTCCCCGGACGCTGAAGCCGGCGGACGACACCGAGGTGTACCGCGCGGTCGAGGGCGCGAAGGGCGAACTCGGCATCTACATCAGATCGGACGGCACGGACGAGCCGGCCCGATTCAAGATCCGCGGTCCCTCGTTCTCGAACCTCCAGGCGCTCCCGGAGATGGCCGAGGGCGAGTACGTGCCCGACATGATCGCCTCGCTCGGGAGTCTCGACACGATCATGGGGGAAGTGGACCGCTGA
- a CDS encoding DUF5785 family protein produces the protein MSAQDWPHDPDGEQGSEGRRKYGHAVLVKNVDEEEDFPLRAGDYAEEYGDYPVRLDADTVVSVEDIFAGIDDDEVYDDIVAFHKAVGAAMREQGYWTYEGADAFLE, from the coding sequence ATGAGCGCGCAGGACTGGCCACACGACCCGGACGGCGAGCAGGGTAGCGAGGGTCGACGCAAGTACGGCCACGCGGTGCTGGTGAAGAACGTCGACGAGGAGGAGGACTTCCCGCTTCGGGCCGGCGACTACGCCGAGGAGTACGGTGACTACCCGGTTCGGCTCGACGCCGACACCGTCGTCTCCGTCGAGGACATCTTCGCCGGCATCGACGACGACGAGGTGTACGACGACATCGTCGCGTTCCACAAGGCGGTCGGGGCCGCCATGCGCGAACAGGGCTACTGGACCTACGAGGGCGCCGACGCCTTCCTGGAGTAG